A stretch of the Treponema primitia ZAS-1 genome encodes the following:
- the polA gene encoding DNA polymerase I, producing the protein MKEPLYLIDAYGLIYRSYFAFLNRPLRNSRGQNVSALFGFARTLVSLLDEGAAAADASGKILPTPQRPRRLAVVFDSPTPTFRHKQYPEYKATRQKAPDDLHTQVPLVEEVLNALKVPALKAPGFEADDIIATLAKKCQEEGRQCYVLSSDKDLLQLVGNGTYQLRPTKAAKAGEAGSGGGTNTVKGGLSYELVGVEEVKLEWGVNPDRVLDLLSLTGDTSDNVPGVKGVGDVTAVKLMARYGSLDEIYKNLAGIEGAVGKKLAAGKESAYLAKSLITLSYEAPLSISALDELSVETLDRPAAAQVLLREGIRQLAAVLDPSAKKAGNDGTSATGDNAADNGSAADGVSSPVYGGQRPDQSPVDPALLGDGAYKTILDFAEFEALLIKARQQSLIALDFETDSLDAWNAHPIGISLALKPKEAYYIPVAAHQGTAADGSDAGTPAPFIDPAIVREALALLLADPAMTVAAHNAKYDYKVSRGWGLPRWKCKIWDTMVAAWVDDPERNNYSLDSLASYHFGHTPVAYNSIVPKGGTFDQVPLETATRYSAEDADLTLRAKAFLEQRLEKSGSLGLFRDLEMPLLPILAEMEGLGIKIEPKVLRDFGVELSTELDQIQADTYKLVGHEFNLASPKQLQDVLFTERKLKPGKKTKTGYSTDVSVLEELAREDPVPAKILRHRTLAKLKSTYVDALADIADKEGRLHTNFVQTGTATGRLSSREPNLQNIPIRDEEGRRIREAFIAKPGCVLISADYSQIELVVLAHLSQDENLIAAFKGGKDVHARTAALIFGIDEKDVQSDQRRIAKTINFGVMYGMSAFRLSNELNISRTEAASFIEAYFKTYAGIRSFIDELIRKTEETGYASTILGRRRYIPAINSRNKTEKAGAERVAVNTPIQGSAADIVKTAMLNLDKRLTKEKSTAKLLLQVHDELILECPKADAPEAAALVKEVMEKAVKLRIPLRVSVETGKRWGDFH; encoded by the coding sequence ATGAAAGAACCCCTCTACCTAATCGACGCCTACGGGCTTATCTACCGCTCCTACTTTGCCTTCCTGAACCGCCCCCTGCGGAACAGCCGGGGCCAGAACGTATCCGCCCTTTTCGGCTTTGCCCGTACCCTGGTGAGTCTCCTGGACGAGGGCGCTGCCGCAGCCGACGCATCGGGGAAGATCCTCCCCACACCCCAAAGGCCCAGGCGGCTGGCGGTGGTGTTCGACTCCCCCACCCCCACATTCCGGCATAAACAATACCCCGAATATAAAGCCACCCGGCAGAAAGCCCCGGATGATCTCCACACCCAGGTTCCCCTGGTGGAAGAAGTCCTCAACGCCCTCAAGGTCCCGGCCCTCAAGGCCCCGGGCTTCGAAGCGGACGATATCATCGCTACCCTGGCAAAAAAATGCCAGGAAGAAGGACGGCAGTGCTACGTCCTTTCCTCGGACAAGGACCTGCTCCAACTGGTAGGTAACGGTACCTACCAACTGCGCCCTACCAAGGCGGCAAAGGCCGGGGAAGCGGGGTCCGGCGGTGGGACCAACACCGTCAAGGGCGGCCTGTCCTACGAGTTGGTAGGCGTGGAAGAAGTTAAGCTTGAGTGGGGTGTAAACCCGGACCGGGTCCTGGACCTCCTCTCCCTCACCGGCGACACCTCGGACAATGTCCCCGGAGTTAAGGGCGTGGGTGATGTAACCGCGGTTAAACTCATGGCCCGCTACGGTTCCCTGGATGAGATCTACAAAAACCTTGCCGGCATTGAAGGCGCGGTAGGCAAAAAACTCGCCGCCGGCAAGGAAAGCGCCTATCTGGCCAAATCGCTGATAACCCTAAGCTACGAAGCGCCCCTTTCGATCAGCGCCCTGGACGAGCTAAGCGTGGAAACCCTGGACCGCCCCGCTGCCGCGCAGGTCCTGCTCCGGGAGGGGATACGGCAATTAGCGGCGGTCCTGGACCCGTCCGCCAAGAAGGCCGGGAACGATGGGACAAGCGCAACCGGGGACAACGCTGCAGACAACGGTTCGGCTGCCGATGGAGTTTCAAGTCCAGTCTACGGCGGTCAGCGGCCCGACCAAAGCCCTGTGGATCCGGCCCTCCTGGGGGACGGCGCCTACAAAACCATCCTGGACTTTGCCGAGTTCGAAGCCCTCCTGATAAAAGCCCGTCAACAAAGCCTCATCGCCCTGGACTTTGAAACCGATTCCCTGGACGCCTGGAATGCCCACCCCATCGGCATATCCCTGGCCCTGAAACCCAAGGAAGCCTACTACATCCCCGTGGCTGCCCACCAGGGAACGGCGGCGGATGGCTCTGACGCCGGAACCCCCGCACCCTTCATTGATCCCGCCATAGTCCGGGAGGCCTTGGCTCTCCTGCTGGCGGACCCGGCTATGACCGTAGCCGCCCACAACGCTAAGTATGATTACAAGGTAAGCCGCGGCTGGGGACTCCCCCGGTGGAAGTGCAAGATTTGGGACACCATGGTTGCAGCCTGGGTGGACGATCCGGAGCGGAACAACTATTCCCTGGATTCCCTGGCCAGCTACCATTTCGGCCATACCCCCGTTGCCTACAACAGCATCGTTCCAAAGGGCGGAACCTTCGATCAGGTTCCCCTGGAAACCGCAACCCGGTACTCCGCAGAGGATGCGGATCTTACCCTCCGTGCCAAGGCCTTCCTGGAACAGCGCCTCGAAAAATCCGGTTCCCTGGGCCTCTTCCGGGACCTGGAAATGCCCCTGCTCCCCATCCTTGCCGAGATGGAAGGACTGGGTATCAAGATTGAACCCAAGGTCCTCCGGGACTTCGGGGTAGAACTATCAACGGAACTGGATCAAATACAGGCGGACACCTACAAACTGGTGGGCCACGAATTCAACCTGGCGTCCCCCAAGCAGCTTCAGGATGTGCTCTTTACGGAGCGGAAACTCAAGCCGGGGAAGAAGACCAAGACCGGCTACTCCACCGACGTGTCGGTTCTGGAGGAGCTTGCCCGGGAGGACCCGGTGCCCGCCAAGATTCTCCGCCACCGCACCCTGGCGAAACTCAAGTCCACCTACGTGGATGCCCTTGCGGACATTGCGGACAAGGAAGGCCGGCTCCACACTAATTTTGTGCAGACCGGTACCGCCACGGGCCGCCTTTCCAGCCGGGAACCCAACCTCCAGAACATCCCCATTCGGGACGAGGAAGGCCGCCGCATCCGGGAAGCCTTTATCGCCAAACCAGGCTGCGTCCTCATCTCCGCGGACTACAGCCAGATAGAACTGGTGGTACTGGCCCACCTTTCCCAGGACGAAAACCTCATCGCCGCCTTCAAGGGGGGTAAGGACGTCCACGCCAGAACCGCCGCCCTCATCTTCGGCATAGACGAAAAGGACGTACAAAGCGATCAGCGCCGCATAGCCAAGACCATCAACTTCGGGGTCATGTACGGCATGAGCGCCTTCCGCCTTTCAAATGAATTGAACATCTCCCGCACCGAGGCGGCCTCTTTTATTGAAGCCTACTTCAAAACCTACGCGGGGATCCGCAGCTTCATTGACGAGCTCATCAGAAAAACTGAGGAAACCGGTTACGCCTCCACCATCCTGGGCCGCCGCCGCTACATCCCGGCGATCAATTCCCGGAACAAAACCGAAAAAGCCGGGGCCGAGCGGGTAGCGGTAAATACCCCCATTCAGGGTTCCGCGGCGGACATTGTCAAAACCGCCATGCTCAACCTGGACAAGCGGCTTACCAAAGAGAAGAGCACAGCAAAACTGCTCCTACAGGTCCACGACGAACTCATCCTGGAATGCCCCAAGGCCGACGCTCCGGAGGCCGCAGCATTGGTCAAAGAGGTGATGGAAAAAGCGGTAAAATTACGGATACCCCTGCGGGTCAGCGTAGAAACCGGCAAGCGGTGGGGGGATTTTCACTAA
- the gcvT gene encoding glycine cleavage system aminomethyltransferase GcvT: MEKKTPLYQWHESHGGRIVPFAGYLLPVQYETGVIAEHNAVREKAGLFDVSHMGEFVIRGKDALSNLQRIFTNDFTNMTKGRVRYTPMCNESGGVIDDMVVCKMEEERYLLVVNAANRDKDAAWIKGHLEGSASFEDISETLAQIAIQGPASPLILSAISKTIPEKYYTLVENGEAAGIPCIISRTGYTGETGFELYCKPADAEKLWDKLLEAGKNDGLIPCGLGARDTLRLEASMPLYGHEMDDTVTPFEAGLSSAVRMDKPDFIGKAALTGKEKPPRTRVGLRITGRGIAREGALILYQGKTIGKTSSGNFCPFLKEAYAMALVDSSITKPGTPVGVDVRNRIIEAEICTLPFYKKGQN, encoded by the coding sequence TTGGAAAAGAAAACACCCCTTTACCAATGGCACGAATCTCACGGCGGCAGGATAGTTCCCTTTGCGGGGTACCTTCTCCCGGTACAATACGAAACGGGGGTAATCGCCGAGCATAACGCGGTCCGCGAAAAAGCGGGTCTCTTCGACGTGTCCCACATGGGCGAATTTGTCATCCGGGGCAAGGATGCACTTTCCAATCTTCAACGTATCTTTACCAACGACTTTACAAACATGACAAAAGGCCGGGTCCGTTATACTCCGATGTGCAATGAATCCGGCGGAGTCATCGACGACATGGTGGTCTGCAAGATGGAAGAGGAACGTTACTTGCTCGTGGTTAACGCCGCAAACCGCGACAAGGACGCCGCCTGGATCAAGGGACACCTGGAAGGCAGCGCCAGCTTCGAGGACATTTCCGAAACCCTTGCCCAGATCGCCATTCAAGGCCCCGCTTCCCCGCTAATACTCAGCGCCATCTCGAAAACCATCCCGGAAAAATACTATACCCTGGTTGAGAACGGCGAAGCTGCGGGAATCCCCTGTATCATCTCCCGGACGGGCTATACCGGCGAAACCGGTTTTGAGCTTTACTGCAAACCAGCGGATGCAGAAAAACTGTGGGATAAACTTTTGGAAGCGGGTAAGAATGACGGGCTTATCCCCTGCGGCCTCGGAGCGCGGGACACCCTGCGGCTTGAGGCATCGATGCCCCTCTACGGCCATGAAATGGATGACACCGTTACTCCCTTTGAGGCCGGCCTTTCTTCTGCGGTACGGATGGACAAGCCGGACTTTATCGGAAAGGCTGCCCTCACCGGGAAAGAGAAGCCCCCCCGGACCCGGGTAGGGCTCAGGATAACCGGGCGGGGCATAGCCAGGGAGGGAGCGCTTATCCTGTACCAGGGTAAAACGATAGGCAAGACCAGTTCGGGCAACTTCTGCCCCTTTCTGAAGGAAGCCTATGCTATGGCGTTGGTGGATTCTTCAATCACCAAACCCGGAACCCCTGTTGGGGTCGATGTGCGAAACAGAATCATTGAAGCGGAGATATGTACCCTTCCCTTTTATAAAAAGGGACAAAATTAA
- the gcvH gene encoding glycine cleavage system protein GcvH, whose amino-acid sequence MNFPANLKYTKSHEWVKNLDGGIVEIGITDYAQKELGDIVYVELPQIGDALKADASFANIESVKIVSEIFSPITGTVKEINAALNDAPDSINKSPYDAWLIRAEGKIPEGKLLTAEEYQAQLS is encoded by the coding sequence ATGAATTTTCCTGCGAACCTTAAGTATACGAAGTCCCATGAATGGGTAAAGAATCTGGACGGGGGAATCGTCGAGATCGGAATTACCGATTATGCGCAGAAGGAATTGGGGGATATCGTCTATGTCGAACTCCCCCAGATCGGAGACGCGCTAAAGGCGGATGCTTCCTTTGCCAACATAGAATCGGTAAAAATCGTATCGGAAATTTTTAGTCCCATCACGGGAACCGTAAAAGAAATAAACGCGGCCCTTAATGATGCCCCCGATTCGATAAACAAATCACCCTATGACGCATGGCTCATCCGTGCCGAAGGGAAAATCCCCGAGGGAAAACTTCTCACCGCAGAAGAATACCAAGCCCAGCTTTCTTAA
- the gcvPA gene encoding aminomethyl-transferring glycine dehydrogenase subunit GcvPA — translation MGTYIPHTETDKKEMLAAMGRKSTEELFAAIPKNMLIRELSLPPGMSEMETSRKLKAIAGENHVFQKIFQGAGAYRHYIPGAVKRIVSNETFITAYTPYQAEISQGILQSIFEYQTMICCLTGMDVSNASVYDGASAAAEAVNMCRDRDRQSVYVSAAAHPQVIETIRTYCEGYGIPVTLTPVGQDGKTDLNALEKLMGVTKTAACFYLQNPNFFGLIEDTPRCAEIVHAAGSLLIAGVNPISLGLLESPGVLGADIAVGEGQPLGMPLAFGGPYLGFMACKSPHLRRLPGRIVGETVDTKGERAFVLTLQAREQHIRREKASSNVCSNEAHCALTAAVYLSVMGEQGFAELSLQCHSKAVYAAEQISALPGFSLEYKGEFFNEFVTACPDAGKTLAALEKRDILGGYPLSNKRILWCVTELNTKEEIDELVEILKEGAL, via the coding sequence ATGGGTACCTATATACCGCATACGGAAACCGACAAAAAAGAAATGCTCGCAGCCATGGGCCGCAAATCGACGGAAGAACTATTCGCTGCAATCCCAAAAAATATGCTGATCCGGGAACTTTCCCTTCCTCCGGGTATGTCGGAAATGGAAACCTCCCGTAAACTAAAGGCAATAGCTGGAGAAAACCATGTCTTCCAAAAAATCTTCCAGGGAGCCGGCGCTTACCGTCACTATATCCCCGGGGCGGTCAAACGGATCGTCTCCAATGAAACTTTTATCACCGCCTACACCCCCTATCAGGCGGAGATAAGCCAGGGCATACTGCAGTCGATATTTGAGTACCAGACCATGATCTGCTGCCTCACCGGCATGGATGTCTCCAACGCCTCGGTTTACGACGGGGCCAGCGCCGCTGCAGAGGCGGTGAATATGTGCCGGGATAGGGATCGACAGTCTGTCTATGTTTCCGCCGCCGCCCACCCCCAGGTAATAGAAACCATACGGACCTACTGCGAAGGCTATGGCATACCGGTAACCCTGACGCCCGTCGGCCAGGATGGCAAGACCGATCTCAACGCCCTGGAAAAACTTATGGGCGTGACAAAAACAGCCGCCTGCTTCTACCTCCAGAACCCAAATTTTTTCGGCCTTATTGAAGACACTCCGCGATGCGCAGAAATAGTGCATGCCGCAGGATCTCTCCTCATAGCCGGAGTTAATCCCATATCCCTCGGCCTGCTGGAAAGCCCCGGCGTTCTCGGCGCCGATATTGCCGTGGGCGAAGGCCAGCCCCTGGGTATGCCCCTGGCATTCGGCGGCCCCTACCTGGGCTTCATGGCCTGTAAATCCCCCCATTTACGCAGGCTCCCCGGCAGAATCGTCGGCGAAACCGTGGACACAAAGGGTGAACGAGCCTTCGTGCTCACCCTCCAGGCCCGGGAACAGCACATCCGGCGGGAAAAGGCTTCGAGCAACGTCTGTTCCAACGAAGCCCATTGCGCCCTTACTGCGGCGGTTTACCTTTCGGTGATGGGTGAGCAGGGCTTTGCGGAACTTAGCCTTCAATGCCATTCCAAAGCGGTATACGCCGCGGAGCAAATTTCCGCACTGCCGGGGTTCTCCCTTGAGTACAAGGGCGAGTTCTTTAACGAATTTGTCACCGCCTGTCCCGATGCGGGAAAAACCCTTGCCGCATTGGAAAAACGGGACATACTCGGCGGTTATCCCCTGTCAAACAAACGTATCCTCTGGTGCGTCACCGAACTCAACACAAAAGAAGAAATAGATGAGCTGGTAGAAATTCTGAAGGAAGGCGCCTTATGA
- the gcvPB gene encoding aminomethyl-transferring glycine dehydrogenase subunit GcvPB, protein MKLIFEKSKQGRGCSILPPCDVPEHTVSSRVARKIPAALPSLDENEISRHYSELAKRSFGVNDGFYPLGSCTMKYNPKINEELAGLPGFTDIHPLQPANTIQGCLKVLDIAAAYLREITGMDAMSFQPAAGAHGELTGLLLIKAYHKSRGDTARTKIIIPDSAHGTNPASAAMAGFQVLNIASGSDGCVDLTVLRNAVGPDTAGLMLTNPNTVGIFDPNILDITRIIHEAGGLNYYDGANLNAIMGIVRPGDMGFDAVHLNLHKSFSTPHGGGGPGSGAVGCKQNLVPFLPLAGPGLDGGATESPQSIGRVRAFCGNFLVIVKAAAYLLTLGKENIPEVARNAVLNANYMMERIKTKLPAAYSGPCMHEFVLSLEELKKSHNVSALDFAKAIQDKGMHPPTIYFPLIVHEALMVEPTETESRETLDEAADILISLFNQAQLDPESFNAAPFTTVIGRPDEARAARQPVVRFKV, encoded by the coding sequence ATGAAATTAATATTCGAAAAGAGCAAACAAGGACGAGGATGTTCTATCCTCCCTCCCTGCGATGTACCGGAACATACCGTGTCATCCAGGGTAGCAAGAAAAATCCCCGCAGCCCTTCCAAGCCTGGACGAAAACGAAATTTCCCGGCATTATAGCGAACTTGCAAAACGCTCCTTTGGGGTGAACGATGGTTTTTATCCCCTGGGTTCCTGTACCATGAAGTATAACCCCAAGATTAACGAAGAACTTGCGGGCCTTCCGGGCTTCACCGATATCCACCCTCTGCAGCCGGCTAACACCATACAGGGCTGCCTTAAGGTTCTGGACATTGCCGCAGCATATCTGAGGGAAATTACCGGTATGGACGCCATGAGTTTTCAGCCTGCAGCCGGCGCCCACGGAGAGTTGACGGGACTCCTCTTAATCAAGGCGTATCACAAAAGCCGCGGCGATACGGCGAGAACCAAGATTATCATCCCCGACAGCGCCCATGGCACCAACCCCGCCAGTGCGGCCATGGCGGGCTTCCAGGTATTGAACATAGCTTCCGGGAGTGACGGATGCGTGGATTTGACGGTCCTCAGAAATGCTGTGGGACCGGATACCGCGGGGCTCATGCTCACCAATCCTAATACGGTGGGCATCTTCGATCCCAATATACTTGATATTACCCGGATCATCCATGAGGCCGGGGGGCTTAACTATTACGATGGGGCAAACCTCAACGCAATCATGGGTATAGTCCGGCCCGGGGATATGGGTTTCGATGCGGTCCACCTCAACCTGCACAAATCCTTTTCTACCCCCCACGGCGGCGGCGGTCCCGGTTCCGGGGCGGTGGGATGTAAACAAAACCTTGTCCCCTTCCTGCCCCTTGCAGGCCCGGGCCTCGATGGCGGCGCAACGGAAAGCCCCCAAAGCATAGGAAGGGTGCGGGCCTTCTGCGGTAATTTCCTGGTAATAGTAAAAGCGGCGGCTTACCTCCTCACCCTGGGAAAGGAAAACATACCCGAAGTGGCGCGGAATGCGGTACTCAATGCCAACTACATGATGGAACGCATTAAGACAAAACTCCCGGCAGCCTACAGCGGTCCTTGCATGCACGAATTTGTATTATCTTTGGAAGAATTGAAGAAATCCCACAACGTTTCTGCGCTGGACTTTGCCAAGGCGATTCAGGACAAGGGTATGCATCCGCCGACAATATACTTCCCCCTGATCGTTCACGAAGCTCTGATGGTGGAACCCACCGAAACGGAATCCCGGGAAACCCTGGACGAAGCGGCGGACA